Proteins encoded by one window of Papio anubis isolate 15944 chromosome 7, Panubis1.0, whole genome shotgun sequence:
- the SIX4 gene encoding homeobox protein SIX4 isoform X2, whose protein sequence is MIASAADIKQENGMESASEGQEAHREVAGGAAVGLSPPAPAPFPLEPGDAATAAARVSGEEGAVATAAAGAAADQVQLHSELLGRHHHAAAAAQTPLAFSPDHVACVCEALQQGGNLDRLARFLWSLPQSDLLRGNESLLKARALVAFHQGIYPELYSILESHSFESANHPLLQQLWYKARYTEAERARGRPLGAVDKYRLRRKFPLPRTIWDGEETVYCFKEKSRNALKELYKQNRYPSPAEKRHLAKITGLSLTQVSNWFKNRRQRDRNPSETQSKSESDGNPSTEDESSKGHEDLSPHPLSSSSDGITNLSLSSHMEPVYMQQIGNAKISLSSSGVLLNGSLVPASTSPVFLNGNSFIQGPSGVILNGLNVGNTQAVALNPPKMSSNIVSNGVSMTDILGSTSQDVKEFKVLQSSANSAATTSYSPSVPVSFPGLIPSNEVKREGIQTVASQDGGSVVTFTTPVQINQYGIVQIPNSGTNSQFLNGSIGFSPLQLPAVSVAASQGNISVSSSTSDGSTFTSESATVQQGKVFLSSLAPSAVVYTVPNTSQTIGSVKQEGLERSLVFSQLMPVNQNAQVNANLSSENISGSGLHPLASSLVNVSPTHNFSLSPPTLLNPTELNHDIADSQPMSAPVASKSTVTSVSNTNYATLQNCSLITGQDLLSVPMTQAALGEIVPTAEDQVGHPSSAVHQDFVQEHRLVLQSVANMKENFLPNSESKATSSLMMLDSKSKYVLDGMVDTVCEDLETDKKELAKLQTVQLDEDMQDL, encoded by the exons ATG ATCGCAAGTGCGGCGGACATCAAGCAGGAGAATGGGATGGAAAGCGCCTCGGAAGGGCAGGAGGCGCACCGAGAAGTGGCGGGGGGCGCGGCGGTGGGGCTGAGCCCCCCGGCTCCAGCCCCTTTTCCCCTGGAGCCGGGGGACGCCGCGACCGCTGCCGCCAGGGTGAGCGGAGAGGAAGGGGCAGTGGCGACGGCGGCGGCCGGAGCGGCGGCGGATCAGGTACAACTCCACTCGGAACTTCtgggcaggcaccaccacgctgCCGCCGCCGCGCAGACCCCGCTGGCCTTCTCGCCCGACCACGTCGCCTGCGTGTGCGAGGCACTGCAGCAGGGGGGCAACCTGGACCGCCTGGCCCGGTTCCTGTGGTCCCTGCCCCAGAGCGACCTGCTACGTGGCAATGAGAGCCTGCTGAAGGCGCGGGCGCTCGTGGCCTTCCACCAGGGCATCTACCCCGAGCTCTACAGCATCCTCGAGAGCCACAGCTTCGAGTCGGCCAACCACCCGCTGCTGCAGCAGCTCTGGTACAAGGCGCGCTACACCGAGGCCGAGCGAGCCCGCGGCCGGCCGCTAGGAGCGGTGGACAAGTACCGGCTGCGCAGGAAATTCCCCCTGCCCCGCACCATCTGGGACGGCGAGGAGACGGTGTATTGTTTCAAGGAGAAGTCGCGCAACGCGCTCAAGGAGCTCTACAAGCAGAATCGCTACCCTTCGCCCGCCGAGAAGCGGCACCTGGCCAAGATCACCGGCCTCTCCCTCACCCAGGTCAGCAACTGGTTCAAGAACCGCCGGCAGCGCGATCGGAACCCCTCGGAGACCCAGTCCAAAAG TGAGTCAGATGGCAACCCCAGCACTGAAGATGAATCCAGCAAGGGACATGAGGATTTATCTCCTCACCCACTCTCCAGTTCATCTGATGGCATCACCAACCTCAGCCTTTCCAGTCATATGGAGCCAGTATATATGCAACAAATTGGAAATGCTAAGATATCATTAAGCTCTTCTGGAGTTCTGTTGAATGGAAGCTTGGTACCTGCAAGTACTTCACCTGTCTTCCTTAATGGAAATTCTTTTATTCAGGGACCCAGTGGAGTTATCCTTAATGGATTAAATGTGGGAAATACACAGGCAGTGGCATTGAACCCACCAAAAATGTCATCAAACATTGTGAGCAATGGTGTATCCATGACTGACATACTGGGGTCTACCTCCCAGGATGTGAAGGAATTCAAAGTCCTCCAGAGTTCTGCTAACTCAGCAGCCACCACGTCCTACAGCCCCAGTGTCCCTGTCTCATTCCCAGGCCTGATACCCAGCAATGAGGTGAAAAGAGAAGGCATTCAAACAGTGGCTTCCCAAGATGGGGGTTCTGTAGTGACTTTTACTACACCAGTGCAAATTAACCAGTATGGCATTGTCCAGATCCCCAATTCCGGCACAAACAGCCAGTTCCTTAATGGGAGCATTGGATTCTCTCCTCTGCAGCTGCCCGCTGTGTCCGTGGCAGCTTCACAAG gtAATATCTCAGTAAGTTCAAGCACTTCAGATGGGAGCACATTTACAAGTGAGTCTGCCACAGTTCAGCAAGGAAAGGTTTTCTTGAGCTCTCTTGCTCCCAGTGCAGTGGTATACACGGTTCCTAATACAAGCCAGACTATAGGATCTGTGAAACAGGAAGGCTTGGAGAGGAGCCTGGTATTTTCTCAGTTGATGCCTGTCAATCAGAATGCACAAGTAAATGCAAACCTGTCTTCTGAAAACATCTCGGGGAGTGGCCTCCATCCACTGGCCTCCTCATTAGTTAATGTATCTCCAACTCACAATTTTTCTCTCAGTCCCCCTACACTACTAAATCCCACTGAGCTAAACCATGACATTGCCGATAGCCAACCAATGTCTGCACCGGTGGCAAGCAAATCTACTGTGACATCTGTCAGCAACACTAACTATGCAACTCTTCAGAACTGCTCCCTTATTACTGGTCAAGACCTATTGTCAGTCCCTATGACTCAGGCTGCCCTTGGGGAAATAGTTCCTACAGCTGAAGATCAGGTAGGTCACCCCTCCTCAGCAGTACATCAGGATTTTGTCCAAGAACATCGTTTGGTTCTGCAATCAGTAGCTAACATGAAAGAGAATTTCTTACCAAATTCTGAGAGCAAAGCAACAAGTAGCTTAATGATGCTGGACTCTAAATCCAAGTATGTCTTAGATGGCATGGTTGATACTGTCTGTGAAGACCtggaaacagacaaaaaagaacTTGCCAAGCTCCAGACTGTCCAGCTGGATGAAGATATGCAAGACTTATAA
- the SIX4 gene encoding homeobox protein SIX4 isoform X1, which produces MSSSSPTGQIASAADIKQENGMESASEGQEAHREVAGGAAVGLSPPAPAPFPLEPGDAATAAARVSGEEGAVATAAAGAAADQVQLHSELLGRHHHAAAAAQTPLAFSPDHVACVCEALQQGGNLDRLARFLWSLPQSDLLRGNESLLKARALVAFHQGIYPELYSILESHSFESANHPLLQQLWYKARYTEAERARGRPLGAVDKYRLRRKFPLPRTIWDGEETVYCFKEKSRNALKELYKQNRYPSPAEKRHLAKITGLSLTQVSNWFKNRRQRDRNPSETQSKSESDGNPSTEDESSKGHEDLSPHPLSSSSDGITNLSLSSHMEPVYMQQIGNAKISLSSSGVLLNGSLVPASTSPVFLNGNSFIQGPSGVILNGLNVGNTQAVALNPPKMSSNIVSNGVSMTDILGSTSQDVKEFKVLQSSANSAATTSYSPSVPVSFPGLIPSNEVKREGIQTVASQDGGSVVTFTTPVQINQYGIVQIPNSGTNSQFLNGSIGFSPLQLPAVSVAASQGNISVSSSTSDGSTFTSESATVQQGKVFLSSLAPSAVVYTVPNTSQTIGSVKQEGLERSLVFSQLMPVNQNAQVNANLSSENISGSGLHPLASSLVNVSPTHNFSLSPPTLLNPTELNHDIADSQPMSAPVASKSTVTSVSNTNYATLQNCSLITGQDLLSVPMTQAALGEIVPTAEDQVGHPSSAVHQDFVQEHRLVLQSVANMKENFLPNSESKATSSLMMLDSKSKYVLDGMVDTVCEDLETDKKELAKLQTVQLDEDMQDL; this is translated from the exons atgtcctCTTCCTCCCCCACCGGGCAGATCGCAAGTGCGGCGGACATCAAGCAGGAGAATGGGATGGAAAGCGCCTCGGAAGGGCAGGAGGCGCACCGAGAAGTGGCGGGGGGCGCGGCGGTGGGGCTGAGCCCCCCGGCTCCAGCCCCTTTTCCCCTGGAGCCGGGGGACGCCGCGACCGCTGCCGCCAGGGTGAGCGGAGAGGAAGGGGCAGTGGCGACGGCGGCGGCCGGAGCGGCGGCGGATCAGGTACAACTCCACTCGGAACTTCtgggcaggcaccaccacgctgCCGCCGCCGCGCAGACCCCGCTGGCCTTCTCGCCCGACCACGTCGCCTGCGTGTGCGAGGCACTGCAGCAGGGGGGCAACCTGGACCGCCTGGCCCGGTTCCTGTGGTCCCTGCCCCAGAGCGACCTGCTACGTGGCAATGAGAGCCTGCTGAAGGCGCGGGCGCTCGTGGCCTTCCACCAGGGCATCTACCCCGAGCTCTACAGCATCCTCGAGAGCCACAGCTTCGAGTCGGCCAACCACCCGCTGCTGCAGCAGCTCTGGTACAAGGCGCGCTACACCGAGGCCGAGCGAGCCCGCGGCCGGCCGCTAGGAGCGGTGGACAAGTACCGGCTGCGCAGGAAATTCCCCCTGCCCCGCACCATCTGGGACGGCGAGGAGACGGTGTATTGTTTCAAGGAGAAGTCGCGCAACGCGCTCAAGGAGCTCTACAAGCAGAATCGCTACCCTTCGCCCGCCGAGAAGCGGCACCTGGCCAAGATCACCGGCCTCTCCCTCACCCAGGTCAGCAACTGGTTCAAGAACCGCCGGCAGCGCGATCGGAACCCCTCGGAGACCCAGTCCAAAAG TGAGTCAGATGGCAACCCCAGCACTGAAGATGAATCCAGCAAGGGACATGAGGATTTATCTCCTCACCCACTCTCCAGTTCATCTGATGGCATCACCAACCTCAGCCTTTCCAGTCATATGGAGCCAGTATATATGCAACAAATTGGAAATGCTAAGATATCATTAAGCTCTTCTGGAGTTCTGTTGAATGGAAGCTTGGTACCTGCAAGTACTTCACCTGTCTTCCTTAATGGAAATTCTTTTATTCAGGGACCCAGTGGAGTTATCCTTAATGGATTAAATGTGGGAAATACACAGGCAGTGGCATTGAACCCACCAAAAATGTCATCAAACATTGTGAGCAATGGTGTATCCATGACTGACATACTGGGGTCTACCTCCCAGGATGTGAAGGAATTCAAAGTCCTCCAGAGTTCTGCTAACTCAGCAGCCACCACGTCCTACAGCCCCAGTGTCCCTGTCTCATTCCCAGGCCTGATACCCAGCAATGAGGTGAAAAGAGAAGGCATTCAAACAGTGGCTTCCCAAGATGGGGGTTCTGTAGTGACTTTTACTACACCAGTGCAAATTAACCAGTATGGCATTGTCCAGATCCCCAATTCCGGCACAAACAGCCAGTTCCTTAATGGGAGCATTGGATTCTCTCCTCTGCAGCTGCCCGCTGTGTCCGTGGCAGCTTCACAAG gtAATATCTCAGTAAGTTCAAGCACTTCAGATGGGAGCACATTTACAAGTGAGTCTGCCACAGTTCAGCAAGGAAAGGTTTTCTTGAGCTCTCTTGCTCCCAGTGCAGTGGTATACACGGTTCCTAATACAAGCCAGACTATAGGATCTGTGAAACAGGAAGGCTTGGAGAGGAGCCTGGTATTTTCTCAGTTGATGCCTGTCAATCAGAATGCACAAGTAAATGCAAACCTGTCTTCTGAAAACATCTCGGGGAGTGGCCTCCATCCACTGGCCTCCTCATTAGTTAATGTATCTCCAACTCACAATTTTTCTCTCAGTCCCCCTACACTACTAAATCCCACTGAGCTAAACCATGACATTGCCGATAGCCAACCAATGTCTGCACCGGTGGCAAGCAAATCTACTGTGACATCTGTCAGCAACACTAACTATGCAACTCTTCAGAACTGCTCCCTTATTACTGGTCAAGACCTATTGTCAGTCCCTATGACTCAGGCTGCCCTTGGGGAAATAGTTCCTACAGCTGAAGATCAGGTAGGTCACCCCTCCTCAGCAGTACATCAGGATTTTGTCCAAGAACATCGTTTGGTTCTGCAATCAGTAGCTAACATGAAAGAGAATTTCTTACCAAATTCTGAGAGCAAAGCAACAAGTAGCTTAATGATGCTGGACTCTAAATCCAAGTATGTCTTAGATGGCATGGTTGATACTGTCTGTGAAGACCtggaaacagacaaaaaagaacTTGCCAAGCTCCAGACTGTCCAGCTGGATGAAGATATGCAAGACTTATAA